The DNA segment AGTCTATATCTCAATATTTAGTTTCTGGTCATGGGTGGATGACTTAACCAAACATGCATAACAgcatgtaaatgtatatttcgAAAATCTCAGTgattataaaaagtatattatagCAATACTCGTCAAAGGAATCTAGGCGGGCAGGGAGGTGTGCAGTGGCCCGGATGGTTGGCGAAGCGAGCAGCAATTTTTACGCTCCGGTAGCATGACGGGATACACCCTGAAATCTGAAAAACAAAAGTTACACCCAATACTGACAAGTAgcgaaaaaatatattattcagcAAAAGAAAATGGGTGAGCTAAATGCTGGTTGTGTCCCCTTGACTAACTGAACACAGTTTGGTgctaaaacattttcaaaataatatgatGTGTAACGTGTGCAATGAGTTGTGCAAATATGGTGTCAACCTTTTAAGGTTTATACAGGGCATGTTATTAATTCTGCACCATCTGTTTATGGAAACTGCAGCATTGGCGGGTCCATACATTCAAGAACTAATAATTTTGGATCGACCTTTTAATAGCTcttttaagatgtttttaaagTCAGACCATCtaagttttgtcaaaattttgaaAGAGTTCTACATatgatttaatacatttaaaagttatttgcatgagtttatgttttcaaaatagtcCATGGCCATGGCTCGATGAACTAGCTATCTACGCTCGGATGAATTTTTGTAAATGGGTCGCTCCAGTGAGCTTGAGACATACATGACATACATGGCGGAATATTTCTCGTAATTCTTAAAGGTAAAAAGCATTATccgtattttgttttgttttattatatcgcgaataattattgttttaaaaattgaattctTAAAACTTACTTACaaaatgaacaaagaaaaaaacctTAAACGGGTCGAGATATTATGTCGGACGtgttagttttcattttttaatgttaaacacataatataatatatcatcTTTATTTTTCTTGAAGATCATCTAGCCATGGCTGCAAAGGAGATTTTCTCGATGGTGCTTTGCCTTCTGTTGGTATGTACAGATTCAacgttttaaaatttatatataatatataatatgatacaCATTATATGCACACAAGTACTCATAAGTACATAgaattataaaatcatataatattGCAAATCCAAAGGCTGCAAAAAAATTGAACTAATGAATTGTCACAACCTTTGTGGTGCAGATACGACTTAtataaaatatctttgtttagATGATTCAAACAtcaaatattaaagctgcactctcacagatttaccatttttacaacttttttttattttttgtcttggaaagagcaaatttttgagtaaatatctgcaaaccaatggtataagattgctgacaaaagatcagatcgcagatgttcatatttccgttcgaaaattaatgtttaatggcttaaaccgttagtaacggtttaagaaaaatgcataacacatcaatttttggactgaaatataaaaagctgcgatctcattttttgtcagcagtcctttataactagtttccatggattttcgcaaaaattggctggtcctaagacaaaaaataaaaaaaaaatgtcaaaacgttcaatctgtgtgagtgcagctttaacaaaacactttattttcagGGCACTGCATTAGTTGCAAGCCAGACAATACAGCTGAGGGGTAAGAATACTTGGCCGATTGTTAAGaactttgttcaagttaacaacgtCATtcacgacatcgttgttaactatAAAACGTGAACTGTTTGATGAGGTgcttacatatataaatataaacaagtaaagATGACACATTTGTCTCAGATCATGTTAGCAATTTAGCACTGTAAAGTTTATGTGTATATACTAATATTTTATGGTTAGAGAACAGAATAAGTATGAGATATTTTTCAGTTTATGTTCCATTGGAGagtttaaaccaatttaaaattacttgtGTTATTGTTTCCCAGCCACGCATACGTGTAGCGAAGAACCCAACAACTTGCTCCGCATGGATTTGCGCGTGCGTGACGACAATGGTGTGGCCGTACGTCTGTCCGCAGTTAACAGCATCAACGAGACGCAAGTGTGCAGCGTATCGGGTAGCGGAAGTGAAACTAGCCCGTTTGTTGTGTTGTCCAAGGTCAACAAACTAACGGATTCGGCGGTACAGAATCGATGCGGCATGACAGCGGTATGAATATAGTTTTGTACTTTAGTGTGAGTATATCTTGTAACAATTAATACGGTTCTAGTGTACTTCTGTTGTACGTTTAAAGTGACGGCATGTTAACGTCATGCTGGTACCACATGTTCACCATAgtaattaattttatgttaatgaCCGTTTAAGACGTAATAGAAATATGACCATGTCTTGCTTCGACTCCGGGGCCGCCCAATACCAAAATTAAAACCTACAACACAACAACGACATTGTAACTCCATTGTACCGTGCAACGTCGTTTCGTTTGGATAGGGATCGAGTGGTATCTACACGTGGCTGTTCAAGGCGTTTACATACAACGAGGGTCAAACCGGAGTCTTCCAGCACTCGTTCCTACTGCGAGTCGTCTGTGACTCCTCCCAACGGGACGGCAACATCGAAACCATCATCAACTTCGAGTGAGTGCAAGAATTCTAGGGTAGaattaacattcatttttaatcCTCAATATCCGTTTCAGAGAAGACCGTGCGTCGTGCAGGgacgttttgaaaaaaagactcTAAAAACGAATAGTTTGTCGGCATGGATGTTACGATCTtagttatttcatgttttaaaagctTGTTGACCAGACATTCGGAAACaacgataaaaatggccgaggagttccgaatggttcaCCAGGATCGACATATATATGACGTATTGCAATATGACAATGGCGTTAAGGCGAGTACTACTGAATTCTTACCTTACCTGTTTGCCCTTCAGCGTCCCGAACCTACGGGTGAACGCGCTCAACCCATCCGATGTCACAGGCGTTGATGCTGTGGCAGTGAACTCTTTGATACAGTATGAGGCCATACTCTACCCGGAGTCCACCGTTGTGCCCAGTATGTTAGCATAATACCAATTTATTTACGGAAACCGACACACAAATAAGTACGTCAATATTGGATGCCTTGTGACCCAAAATTATTTTGCTATCATCTGAAAGTGTTTTGGgggcaaattatttttttaaagtacatcaaacaatatttttgccCTAGAAGATTGCAAAATAGGTAATTTTACGTCCGACTTCATTTCAAAAAAGCAAGAAAAAGTGTTTACTTAATGTAGAATTTCCTGAggattataatttattatgttttagttATTAATAATCAGCATGCAATCCCCTTTCAAATGATGCCGAAGTAATAAGGGGTCACCACACATCAACATTATGCAATATTGTTAATGGCCTGCCACAGAGCAAAAGTGGTTGGGGAAATCAAAAAACTAATACTTTctaaaatttcatgttttaattagttttgaggaacaatCTTTTTaaggagtaaaacatacatcctttgtgacatgtttttttgtataataaggagttgaccaaatttaacgaaagaagattttatcatatttttttaccaaacagCATTTGAATTTTTCGGAAAAGTAAGTCCAcaataaaactatgtttttgtgtcaaagtGTTCCAGTATTAATATCTTTTATTAGAAATCTGATTATATCTTTCTTCGTaaactcctaattacagctaCATAAATTATGTCGCTacgaatatatttattaaatacgCTTGCCAAATATTGAAcctaaaaactaaataaaaaaggaatgtattgatcattttttatgttttggtccttcaaatGACTTTGcatgtggaaggcccttaattGAGCTATCAGGGAATGAGCTTATTTGTTGGTTGAGTACCTTAAGCATTACTCTGAACACCAAAACATCTGAATATGTTGACATGAACACCTCTTATAGTCTGTGTGTTTCTTgctagaaaccagtactggtgtctcTGGACATCAATTCATCTGTATATGCTGACATGATCACCTCCTATAGTCTGTTACTGCCTAGAAACCAGTTCTGGTGTCTCTGAACACCAATACATCTGTATATGCTGACATGAGCACCTCCTATAGTCTGTTACTACCTAGAAACCAGTTCTGGTGTCTCTGAACACCAATACATCTGTATATGCTGACATGATCACCTCCTATAGTCTGTTTTTGgctagaaaccagtactggtgtctcTGAACACCAATACATCTGTATATGCTGACATGATCACCTCCTATAGTCTGTTTTTGgctagaaaccagtactggtgtctcTGAACACCAATACATCTGTATATGCCGACATGATCACCTCCTATAGTCTGTTTTGGCTAGAAACCAGTTCTGGTGTCTCTGAACACCAATACATCTGTATATGCTGACATGATCACCTCCTATAGTCTGTTACTGCCTAGAAACCAGTTCTGGTGTCTCTGAACACCAATACATCTGTATATGCTGACATGATCACCTCCTATAGTCTGTTTTGGCTAGAAACCAGTTCTGGTGTCTCTGAACACCAATACATCTGTATATGCTGACATGATCACCTCCTATTGTCTGTTTTGgctagaaaccagtactggtgtctcTGAACACCAATACATCTGTATATGCTGACATGAACACCTCCTATAGTCTGTTTTTGGCTAGAAACTAGTTCTGGTGTCTCTGAACACCAATACATCTGTATATGCAGACATGATCACCTCCTATAGTCTGTTTCTGCctagaaaccagtactgatgtCTCTGAACACCAATACATCTGTATATGCTGACATGATCACCTCCTATAGTCTGTTTTTGGCTAGAAAACAGTACTGGTGTCTCTGAACACCAATACATCTGTATATGCAGACATGAGCACCTTCTATATTCTGTTTCTAGCTAGAAGCCAGTACTGATGTCTCTGAACACCAATTCATCTGTATATGCTGACATGATCACCTCCTATAGTCGGTTTCTAGCTATAAACCAGAACTGGTGTCTCTGAACACCAATTTATCTGTATATGCTGACATGATCACCTCCTATAGTCGGTTTCTTGctagaaaccagtactgatgtCTCTGAACATCAATTCATCTGTATATGCTGACATGAGCACCTCCTATAGTCGGTTTCTAGCTATAAACCAGAACTGGTGTCTCTGAACACCAATTAACCTGTATAATTTATGTTGACATGACCACCTTCTATAATCCGTTCCTGGCTAGAATACTAATACTGGTGTCTCTGAACACCAATACATCTGTATCAGTTGACATGAGCACCTCCTATAGTCCGTTTCTGGCTAGAAACCAGTACAGGTGTCTCTGGACATTAATACATCTGTATGTGCTGACATGTGCACCTCCTAAAGTCCGTTTCTGgctagaaaccagtactggtgtctcTGAACACCAATACATCTGTATATGCTGACATGAGCACCTCCTTTAGTCTGTTTCTGGCTAGAAACCAGTACAGGTGTCTCTGGACATTAATACATCTGTATATGCTGACATGTGCACCTCCTAAAGTCCGTTTCTGgctagaaaccagtactggtgtctcTGAACACCAATACATCTGTATATGCTGACATGAGCACCTCCTATAGTCTGTTTCTGgctagaaaccagtactggtgtctcTGAACACCAATACATCTGTATATGCTGACATGAGCACCTCCTTTAGTATGTTTCTGGCTAGAAACCAGTATTGATGTCTCTGAACACCAATTCATCTGTATATGCTGACATGAGCACCTCCTATAGTCGGTTTCTAGCTATAAACCAGAACTGGTGTCTCTGAACACCAATACATCTGTATATGCTGACATGAGCACCTCCTATAGTCCGTTTCTGGCTAGAAACCAGTACAGGTGTCTCTGAACACCAATACATCTGTATATGCTGACATGATCACCTCCTATAGTCGGTTTCTAGCTATAAACCAGAACTGATGTCTCTGAACATCAATACATCTGTATATGCTGACATGATCATCTCCTTTAGTCTGTTATGgctagaaaccagtactggtgtctcTAAGACGCCTATAGAAATCAAAACCACGTACTCTTGTCAAGGGTAAGAGGTGGACACGACAGTAGAAAACACAAACTTAGAAATCAAGCTCCATACTAACGCTTTGTTATCCAAAGAGTTAAAGGTCAAACgttaaatgttataatacaaAACAGTATTGCATACCAAAGTTGTTTATTAACAGCATGCTATCCACTGGCATGTTTAAATGGCTAGTGAAAAGAATGGAATTAAATGGCATATCAGTAGAATGCAATAGATCCGTTTGAggagaatgaaataaaatggaCTATTATTTTAAAGTGATAAAATGGCTTACATCTATATTGTATAGAATTTGATTATCAATATAACGATTAAAGTTGCGTATCAGCGGAATGAAATAAATTGGCTTATTCGCAGAGTGAAATAAAGATAACTGATTAgcagaatgaaataaaatagcTGATTGcagaatgaaataaagataactgtttagcagaatgaaaaaatggcttttttgCAGAATGAAATATAGATGTCTGTTTAATAGAATTAAATGAAATGGCTTATCTgcagaatgaaataaaattgccTTTTAGCAGGATTCTTTAAATGCTTATCAGTATTATGAAATTAGTTTGCTTATCAGCAGAATGTAAGTTAATGCCTCGTTaccagaataaaataaaattgctgatcagcagattttcataaaacaaacattttaccGATTTTTTTCGGAATGTTATCAAAAAGGCCTATCAGCAGAAAATGCGATAAATGGCTTTCCATTGAATTGCATTGAATTGTTCTCCATAAATGGACAGGTCTGAAATTGCTGCAACCAATTGCGACTGTTATACCGTTCTCAACTTTGCTAAACTAAAAAAAGATGCGATTATTGTTTCATTGTTCTTCCgatataataatcaattaacGCCTTTCTTTTTTCAGTCATAACTTTTGGTTGAAACAAATGTAAGCGTGAACTTTCAATATTGATTCCAAGCTTAATTTAACATTCCATCACTTAGTTTTGTACATATAGTTCTGGAGAACGCAGAGGGATTCTGGCTGTACAACTGTTACTCTTCCACCAACCCCGGCAGGACACAAAATAGAGAATTGTTCATCAATTCAAACGGGTAGGCGTCATTTTTTATTGTCTAATTCcgtgataatattttatatgaatagtaacagacagacagacagagagagagagagagagagagagacagagacagagagacagagagagacagacagacagaaatgtttgttgtcGTTAATATGTAAATTATCGTACAATTCCTCGAAATCCTCTCTTATCATGTGTGATATGTTTGGTAAATACCGGTAACGAagcaattaaatttaatatttgacttactCATTGACTGACCAACCgatcgaccgaccgaccgacggACCGATGAATTTATAATGCAATCAATAGCCTTTTTCAAATTCTGTCAAAAAGACTTATGGCTTGTGACGGAAACTTAAAATGCGcaatttaattcattaaaacagtaaataagtACACAGGTTCCATGCCTCATTCAGGGCGTGTTTGGGATTTTTAACCGAGTAACACATAATAATCATCGCATATTTTTGGTCAGTCCTGGAATTTCATGAGTGACCCTCGTGTATAATCAAACTCCAGGTGTAGGGAACCAAATGCCGCCTACGCTCCGTCCACTAACCCCGTCGCTGTCGCAACTTCCGGTGATGCCCTGAAGGTGGTCGGCAACTATGCCACCGCAACTGTGGTGGACGGCAAGAAGGTCATATACATTGATTGTCTCGTCGGCATCTGCCTCCTACCTGATGACTCCATGTGTGATAATGTAAGTGCACATGCGtaaaaaaatctgcaaaataagacgatttttttttaattttaagtttattttagtCTTAGAACTTATTGTTACATGGCTCTAGTTATTAAAGCTGGATTCTCCTCGTTGCGGGTTGGtccacccagatatgtattTCGAGAAATGTTATACTACGCATGATATGTTTCATTGTCCGATGTTTCGTAAAATCAAGTATCGATGGTTCGTAAAATCAAGTCCATGAGCATGGccttaaagcttcactctcacagatcgaacgttttgacaactttttttcttttttgtcttggaacgagccaatttttgcgaaaatgcatagaaaccagttatgtaagactgctgacaaaaattagatcgcagatttttatatttaagttcaaaattgataTCGCATGCATTTTTCTCGTTactaagccataaaacatgaattttcgaacggaaatatgaaaatctgcgatctgatcttttgtcagcaatcttttagaattggtttgcagatatttacggaAAAATATgctcttttcaaaaaaaaaaaaaaaaaagttgtaaaaacggtatatctgtgaaagAGCAGCTTAAATAATTGCCCTATATTCATTCAAAGCGTGTGTAATgttttcccttcatccatacgagttcgacccggCCTGTGACAtattaccttgaccttgaccgtGGACAATACTTAAAACATATGCTGCTTTTAGACTTTTTAGTTCAAACGTTCACCACATCTATATAATACAATGTGAGCTGTACACACTTCCAACACaagacttaaatataaaaataataacatattaacTTAATATACCGTAAAACGTAAATGTCCCAGATATGATATAGTTAATAGCAGATATGATTTGGCTTCAGAGATGCTCAGCCTTCGGAAACGGGGAAACCTTAAACGGTAATCGAATTAACACTGGCTCTACGTTCTCAACATTATTCACAGTACAAAAGTAAGTAGGTTTCACACATTGTTTTAGTATGTGATATAAATGActtaaacctgcactctcacagatttaccatttttacaactctttttattttttgtctcggaaagagccattttttgcatgaatatctgcaaaccaatgatataagattactgacaaaaaatcagatcgtagattttcttatttccgttcgaaaattaatgttttatggcttaaaccgttactaacgggttaagaaaaatgcataatatatcatttttgaacttaaatataaaaatctgcgatataattttttgtcagcagtcttaaataaatGGTTTCCATTGAAtgtcacaaaaattggctcgttaacattgacaaaaaaaagtcaaaacgttcaatctgtgagagtgcagctttaaagtcaaCTACTAAGATGGAGCAAGTATGCGGTTAAAGCTGATCTCCAAAAGTTGAAGAACCtaaaagttttgaatatttatattggCAGTTTAAAAACAAGAACGTTCCGAAAACAGTTAAAGAGTCTCTCGAAACAAGAGCTTCTAAAAACGTGTCACCTTATTCCGTTCTACTATTTCACATTGTAATCGCACCGCTATCCCCCCTGATCCCCAACCCTTGTTTCCCATCTTTACTAGTCCACCttaatggccgtcaacgagtcttttgacgatttgtttttactatggcagactcgttaCAGGGAttcataagaaatgtcaaaataaaaaataaaaaagtattcctGATCGCTCATTGTTGTACCTAACATCTTCATATACCCTAAATATACCTCTAGAACGAATTCCAATgtcatacagtcgaacctcgatggctcgaactcacagcgatggctcgaactcccagcgatggctcgaactccccgcgatggctcgaactccccgctatggctcgaactcccagggaccggcaaaaatactcCGAGCTTCGGGAAATTCGACACAAGCGTGATTGCTTACTATATGTACAAACAATCgatcctttacatccagttcgagcttacgaggaaatcgagctaagcgagttcgggctaacggggttcgactgtacaaagctataaaattatgtacaataaaaacaagtgTCTACTTAATTGATGCATCAAGTTCCACGTTCCCAACCTTGACATTGTGTTTACCTTCCTTGTGGCGGGAGTATCGTGTCGTGATTTTCTGCTTTTATCAGTCTGCAAGCACAGCTTCTCGTTCCGCTGGCGGAAGACGGCGCCACCGTGGTTAAGAGTGCGGACGTGAATGACTTCATCTCCCTCAGGGCATACAACGCCCCTAACGGAATTGACGCACCTGCAGGTAGGATGATACAGTCTACGTCACATCCGGTTTGCTCATTTGCCAGTCGTGAGATCAATAACAACACACTTGTTGTCCGAATGACCAGGCAATTTCTGGtgcatttcattttgtttgcatATAATTATCCCCCCACCATTGATGTTTACCGTGGAATATTGTTATGTCGCTTGTATATagcttaatgcatttttatgcatTATATTGTTCatctcatttgactttaatgatcaaaacaacgTGTTACCAGAGTTGGTATCGcgaaaaagtgagcacaaacgATAGAATAACGTGAAAATggaatatttgatattactcCAATAATTATGATTCCAACCAAAAGGATCCGCAgttaaattatattcttattaaCGATTAcaaagaatattttcaaaaaaataatagagaacatttatttgtatgtttttttgttatttcagcAATACAGAATGCCAAGGGGTTTTATGCGTACAACTGTATTTATGCCGAAAATGCTGGATTTAACAATGCCGTGCAATTCATCGACAACTTTGGGTATCGAAATGttcaattcatatattttaaagaatgttcATACACTATGTTCAAAATGCTCTAAGATAGCATACCGTGAAATTGGATCGTAAAAGCAATCGTACTCAAAATTGAGCCAAAATAAAGAAACCTATTTTCTGCAGCTGATAACGATAGAAACGAGTCAGGGAAAATAATATACTTTGAAAAGTAAATTTTCTTGTCAAATATGACCTAGCAAAAGTATGCAATTGCCTTGTCACTATTTGTTTATAGTGATACCTGCTATTGGCCTGTTGTAAAAGAATGTATCTGAGATACCAacgcattgttgttgttttca comes from the Mya arenaria isolate MELC-2E11 chromosome 13, ASM2691426v1 genome and includes:
- the LOC128214982 gene encoding uncharacterized protein LOC128214982 produces the protein MAAKEIFSMVLCLLLGTALVASQTIQLRATHTCSEEPNNLLRMDLRVRDDNGVAVRLSAVNSINETQVCSVSGSGSETSPFVVLSKVNKLTDSAVQNRCGMTAGSSGIYTWLFKAFTYNEGQTGVFQHSFLLRVVCDSSQRDGNIETIINFDVPNLRVNALNPSDVTGVDAVAVNSLIQYEAILYPESTVVPILENAEGFWLYNCYSSTNPGRTQNRELFINSNGCREPNAAYAPSTNPVAVATSGDALKVVGNYATATVVDGKKVIYIDCLVGICLLPDDSMCDNRCSAFGNGETLNGNRINTGSTFSTLFTVQNLQAQLLVPLAEDGATVVKSADVNDFISLRAYNAPNGIDAPAAIQNAKGFYAYNCIYAENAGFNNAVQFIDNFGCVVPNTKLSALSGFEYNPVLSVPSSDVYVLDSGRILISNVGNLRLWAKCRTGICTAVGHNYCTVGRCGSSNNIPGGAQDLGDQGLDFTLSILDIITSPAIDININNDNGNDVGNNGLVTVGDRLALQLVITPRGQGVGSGAFNGAKAAFLYDCTIKINGGPAQPVLDGNGCRDPNSPITLSDTCRDATMVPGVEPFTVQCGTYAAPEGDSVTDCRVGYCDTEDNPFCVNRCQAGVITPEYADSIYMPDGLSASAAFVAAPRTTTTITPVPTQGPRTAEKSKELNDIIMAVSVVAGLLLLLGVLFGTLFIVRQQRNRAKRLDDRRDYDYRD